GTATGAACATTTTccaattaccaaaaaaattatGCTCCAACCTTAACTCCATTATGAGTCGGTTCTGGTGGGGGAGATCAGAGGGGGTAAAAGGATTGACCTGGATGAGTTGGAGTCGTTTGGGGGTTCCTAAGGAGAAAGGGGGGATGGGTTTTAGAGATTTGGAGATCTTTAATCGGGCCTTGCTTGCCAAGCAAGGTTGGAGATTGTTTAAATTCCCTGAGTCTCTGGTTGCTAGAGTGATGAAAGCCAAATATTACCCGAACGGGGACCTTTTCTCAGCTCATCTAGGGAGTCGGCCTTCCTTCGCGTGGAGAAGCATTTTCCAAGCTAGAAGGATTGTGGAAGATGGGTTACTTTGGAGGATTGGAGATGGGGAAACGGTGAGGATTTGGAAGGATAAGTGGCTCTCGACCCCCTTAACCTCTCCAACCCCTTCCTCTCATCATAGGTTGGATGCTAATGCTAAGGTGAGCAACCTCATTGACAGGACCTCTGGTTGGTGGAATATTCAGCTTCTTCAAGGCACTTTCAGGGAGGATGAAATCGCCCGGATCTGCCGTATTTGCCCGAGTCCGTTCCTAGCTCCGGATACTCCGATCTGGCAGGGTACTACTAATGGTCAGTTCTCGGTTAAAAGTGCCTATCTATTGGAGCAGAGTCGGAATAATCAATCCAGGGGAGAGAGCTCGGGCGCGGGCGAGGAGGTTAAATTTTGGCAAAAGTTGTGGAGAGTGGAAGCTCCGGGGGTGATCAAAAACTTTCTGTGGAGAATGGGAAACAACCTCCTCCCAACAAAACTGAACCTTTTCAACAAGAAGGTAGTTCCTGTTCCGACTTGTCCCATCTGTGCCCAAGATCCGGAAGAAGCTATTCACATCCTATGGAAGTGCAAATCAGCAATGGCAGTTTGGCAAGAATGTGGTAAGAAAATTCAAAAGATGACGGTCGAGCAAGTGGATGGTAAGGGTCTGATCCAATTTTTGATGGGTAAACTGGATGGGGAGGAGTTGCTTCTAGCTTTGGTGGTGCTCCGGCTGATTTGGTTGAGAAGGAACGCCTTTGTGTTTGAGAAGGCGTTCTCCCCCCCTGAGAGGATTGTCTTTGATGCCCATAGAATGGTGAGGGAGTTCTCCTCTGCTATCTCCTTAGCTAACAGGTCTCCGGCTCCTCTCCATGACCAGTCTATTTCATAGTGCCCCCCCCCTCCTGGAGCCATCAAAATTAATTGGGCTGTTAGTGTCAACTGTGTTGCCAATAGAACAGGTATCGGGGTGCTTTCCAGGAATGACAGAAGTGAGTTTGTAGCTGCTCAAACTAAGTTTTTTCCCTCCCTGCTGAACCCTGCTCAGGCTTCAGCTTTAGGGGCATGGTTGGCGGCTAAGATGGGTGGGGAGTTGGGTGCATCCTACGTGCACCTGGAAGGTGATAGGAGGGAGGTGATAAATGCTTTGACGAGGGGTGGGTCAAGTGATAGCAGCTTTGGACATTTGATTGAGGATGCCAACCTTAGGATCCAAAGTCTGTCTAAAGTTGATATTCACTTTGTTAGTAAACAAACAAATGACGCTGCTGTTAGCTTGGCTAATTTGGCTTGTTCACAGTTTTTAGAAGGTCTTTGGGTGGGGGTTTGTCCTCCCCTGATTTGGAATGTATTATCAAAAAGGGTTTCCCCTGTAGTTGAATGCTGATTAATGAAATtatcttttatcaaaaaaaaaaaaaaaaaaaaaaaatctccactAAAAGTGACAACTTGAGGTGTACTGTCATGTGCTTCTTATCTGCTACCACTGCTCTCTGACATGCAAATAATGGAGTCTAATAGTGTATGAAGGCTGATCCTTGCACTAAAGTTGTGCACAATACATACACAATTGTAGATACATAGTGTGGGACTCATAGGCTGATCCTTACATTACAGTTGTGCATAACTATAGACATATGGAGTGGAACCCATGTAGTCCTGTACAACAcctgcacaactgttgtgcagaGACATTTCTTATAGcgtttagtattttcttttctttttctttttcttttttttttttttttttttttttttttttttttaatgcaagaACTTAGGAAATGTAGTTAAGGTGGGCCAGATCAAATTCGGATACCACTCTATTGGGGGCCACAACGAAATCAAGCTCTTCTTGAATTTTTCAGAGTACACATGGATGCTTAATCATCTCCACCATCGCCTACTCATTGGTCACAGCTAAAGTGTCTGTAGCCGCAGCTATCATGTACGGTCTTACTGTCATCTCATTCGGTCTTACgtgatattttaaattttttaagttttaatttagaTAGATAATgtgaaaagttttataaagggcCAACCTGCATGGTTAGATGCCTGAGCAGGTGAGTCTCATGAATTGAGATTCAAAACAATTACATGTTAgaattgttagcaatttagATAGGTAGTGTGAGAGACCGCATATGATTGAGTAAGTAGGTTCCATATAAAGCCTCTCATATTATCTGTCCAAATTACTAGAATTCGAAAATATAATTTCctaagataaaaatattaagaaaaataaataaacagaatATTGCAATTATCATACATTAAGAAAATCTATATAACTTGGATTAGAGCttcaatttctatatatatcatGCATCCATGTGTTGTTTCCCATCTTCACCATGCAAATTAGATAATAGGACACATCAACAAAATCCAATTCTTCATATATCATCGATCACCTGCTTTTTccattctctttctctccctttccCTCCTATATATGTTCTTGatcaatatttttcatgtgAAAATCATTCACTCTCTTCTCTAGTACCGCCCCCATCGATCCTCTGATCTCACAGCCATAAGGGTCCACTACCCACCTCCAAAACGGCAGATAATCAGCCAAGTATAACAAGCCCGAAAGGCATAACAACTCATGCGTTATCTCCAGGAACTCCATGGCCTGGCCTCTTGAGGGCAACATCGAGAACGCACCCTACACTTTTTCTCTTTGGCAACTTTATCTCAAGGCACGTGTTATATATATCACGTGCATGGGTTGTTTTACCAACTGTACGTGCGGTGCTCTTTGATTACTTTTTTCATAAGCCGAATACATGCATGTTCCTCATATATATAAGAGATTCCAATAGGGAGAAGTTAACCAAAAGGGCCCCATTCGTATGACTAGATCGATGATGAAAGGTTTCAAACACGACTATGTTTACATGCGTGTGGCTCCTAGCTAGCTGATGTGAAAACCTAGGCTCTGCGGCTggccaaaataaaatattcgATTATTGCCTATGTATACCGACCGTCACCAAATTGTCATCGACTATATATCGCTTCTATTGACTTCTGACTGTCAGTAGtcgaaataaaaaatttatactgATA
The sequence above is drawn from the Alnus glutinosa chromosome 11, dhAlnGlut1.1, whole genome shotgun sequence genome and encodes:
- the LOC133881026 gene encoding uncharacterized protein LOC133881026 encodes the protein MRCVSTVTYAVLVNGSPCGKIVPSRGLRQGDPLSPYLFLLVVEGLSAMLVKAEHDRLLTGVPISVRGVHLTHLFFADDSLLFCRANSDEWGNLMKVLEAYEAASGQKINIEKSSIFFSSNTGAEFRALISAAGFAPSSCFEKYLGLPILVGRSKMRSFEGILSRVRKKVDGWKEKFLSQAGKEILIKAVVQAIPMYSMNIFQLPKKLCSNLNSIMSRFWWGRSEGVKGLTWMSWSRLGVPKEKGGMGFRDLEIFNRALLAKQGWRLFKFPESLVARVMKAKYYPNGDLFSAHLGSRPSFAWRSIFQARRIVEDGLLWRIGDGETVRIWKDKWLSTPLTSPTPSSHHRLDANAKVSNLIDRTSGWWNIQLLQGTFREDEIARICRICPSPFLAPDTPIWQGTTNGQFSVKSAYLLEQSRNNQSRGESSGAGEEVKFWQKLWRVEAPGVIKNFLWRMGNNLLPTKLNLFNKKVVPVPTCPICAQDPEEAIHILWKCKSAMAVWQECGKKIQKMTVEQVDGKGLIQFLMGKLDGEELLLALVVLRLIWLRRNAFVFEKAFSPPERIVFDAHRMVREFSSAISLANRTGIGVLSRNDRSEFVAAQTKFFPSLLNPAQASALGAWLAAKMGGELGASYVHLEGDRREVINALTRGGSSDSSFGHLIEDANLRIQSLSKVDIHFVSKQTNDAAVSLANLACSQFLEGLWVGVCPPLIWNVLSKRVSPVVEC